From the genome of Bubalus bubalis isolate 160015118507 breed Murrah chromosome 2, NDDB_SH_1, whole genome shotgun sequence, one region includes:
- the CXCR4 gene encoding C-X-C chemokine receptor type 4: MEGIRIFTSDNYTEDDLGSGDYDSMKEPCFREENAHFNRIFLPTVYSIIFLTGIVGNGLVILVMGYQKKLRSMTDKYRLHLSVADLLFVLTLPFWAVDAVANWYFGKFLCKAVHVIYTVNLYSSVLILAFISLDRYLAIVHATNSQKPRKLLAEKVVYVGVWLPAVLLTIPDLIFADIKEVDERYICDRFYPSDLWLVVFQFQHIVVGLLLPGIVILSCYCIIISKLSHSKGYQKRKALKTTVILILTFFACWLPYYIGISIDSFILLEIIQQGCEFESTVHKWISITEALAFFHCCLNPILYAFLGAKFKTSAQHALTSVSRGSSLKILSKGKRGGHSSVSTESESSSFHSS; this comes from the exons ATGGAAGGGATCCGT ATATTCACTTCCGATAATTACACCGAGGATGACTTGGGCTCAGGTGACTATGATTCCATGAAGGAACCCTGCTTCCGGGAGGAAAATGCCCATTTCAACCGGATCTTCCTGCCCACTGTCTACTCCATCATCTTCCTGACTGGCATAGTGGGCAATGGATTGGTCATTCTGGTCATGGGTTACCAGAAGAAACTAAGAAGCATGACGGACAAGTACAGACTGCACCTGTCTGTGGCGGACCTCCTCTTTGTCCTCACACTTCCCTTCTGGGCAGTCGATGCTGTGGCAAACTGGTACTTTGGGAAGTTCCTCTGCAAGGCAGTCCATGTCATCTACACAGTCAACCTCTACAGCAGTGTCCTCATCCTGGCCTTTATCAGTCTGGACCGGTACCTGGCTATCGTCCATGCCACCAACAGTCAGAAGCCAAGGAAGCTGCTGGCTGAAAAGGTGGTCTATGTTGGTGTCTGGCTACCCGCTGTCCTGTTGACTATTCCTGATCTCATCTTTGCCGACATCAAGGAGGTGGATGAGAGGTACATCTGTGATCGCTTCTATCCCAGCGACCTGTGGCTAGTGGTGTTTCAGTTTCAGCACATCGTGGTTGGCCTTCTCCTGCCTGGTATCGTCATCCTGTCCTGCTACTGCATTATCATCTCCAAGCTGTCCCACTCCAAAGGCTACCAGAAGCGCAAGGCCCTCAAGACCACAGTTATCCTCATCCTGACTTTCTTCGCCTGCTGGCTGCCCTACTACATTGGGATCAGCATCGACTCCTTCATCCTTCTGGAAATCATCCAGCAAGGGTGTGAGTTTGAGAGCACTGTGCACAAGTGGATTTCCATCACCGAGGCCCTAGCTTTTTTTCACTGCTGCCTGAATCCCATCCTCTATGCCTTCCTTGGGGCCAAATTTAAAACCTCTGCCCAGCATGCACTCACCTCTGTGAGCAGAGGGTCCAGCCTGAAGATCCTCTCCAAGGGCAAGCGAGGTGGACATTCTTCTGTCTCAACCGAGTCTGAATCTTCGAGTTTTCACTCCAGCTAA